One Brassica napus cultivar Da-Ae chromosome A1, Da-Ae, whole genome shotgun sequence genomic region harbors:
- the LOC106404152 gene encoding UDP-arabinopyranose mutase 1, which yields MVEPANTVGIPLNHTALLKDELDIVIPTIRNLDFLEMWRPFLQPYHLIIVQDGDPSKTIAVPEGFDYELYNRNDINRILGPKASCISFKDSACRCFGYMVSKKKYIFTIDDDCFVAKDPSGKAVNALEQHIKNLLCPSSPFFFNTLYDPYREGADFVRGYPFSLREGVSTAVSHGLWLNIPDYDAPTQLVKPKERNTRYVDAVMTIPKGTLFPMCGMNLAFDRDLIGPAMYFGLMGDGQPIGRYDDMWAGWCVKVICDHLGLGVKTGLPYIYHSKASNPFVNLKKEYKGIFWQEDIIPFFQSAKLSKEAVTVQQCYIELSKMVKEKLSAIDPYFDKLADAMVTWIEAWDELNPATKA from the exons ATGGTTGAACCGGCGAATACCGTTGGAATCCCGTTGAACCACACGGCGTTGCTGAAGGATGAGCTCGACATCGTGATCCCCACCATCCGCAACCTCGATTTCCTCGAGATGTGGAGACCTTTTCTCCAGCCTTACCATCTCATCATCGTCCAGGACGGAGATCCTTCCAAGACCATCGCTGTTCCTGAAGGGTTCGATTACGAGCTTTACAACAGGAACGACATTAACCGTATCCTCGGTCCCAAAGCTTCGTGCATCTCCTTCAAGGACTCGGCTTGCCGCTGCTTCGGATACATGGTGTCTAAGAAGAAGTATATCTTCACAATCGACGATGATTGCTTC GTTGCAAAGGATCCATCTGGAAAAGCTGTGAACGCACTTGAGCAACACATCAAGAACCTTCTCTGCCCATCCTCTCCCTTTTTCTTCAACACATTGTACGATCCCTACCGTGAAGGTGCTGACTTCGTCCGTGGATACCCTTTCAGTCTCCGTGAGGGTGTTTCCACTGCTGTTTCTCACGGTCTCTGGCTCAATATCCCTGATTACGATGCCCCTACCCAACTCGTCAAGCCTAAAGAAAGGAACACAAG GTATGTGGATGCTGTAATGACCATCCCAAAGGGAACACTTTTCCCAATGTGTGGTATGAACTTAGCCTTTGACCGTGATCTCATCGGTCCGGCTATGTACTTTGGTCTCATGGGTGATGGTCAGCCTATTGGTCGCTACGACGATATGTGGGCTGGATGGTGTGTCAAG GTGATCTGTGACCATTTGGGGTTAGGAGTGAAGACAGGTCTTCCCTACATTTACCACAGCAAGGCAAGCAACCCATTTGTGAACCTGAAGAAGGAATACAAGGGCATTTTCTGGCAGGAGGACATCATTCCTTTCTTCCAGAGCGCAAAGCTCTCGAAAGAAGCTGTGACGGTTCAACAATGCTACATTGAGCTGTCCAAGATGGTGAAGGAGAAGCTCAGCGCCATTGATCCTTACTTTGACAAGCTTGCTGATGCTATGGTCACCTGGATTGAAGCTTGGGATGAGCTTAACCCGGCCACCAAAGCTTGA
- the LOC106404167 gene encoding NAC domain-containing protein 60-like: MAEASRDTSVVSVAVSTAFPGFKFSPTDIELISYYLKRKMDGLEGSVEIIPELDIYNFEPWDLPDKSVVKSESEWFFFCARGKKYPHGSQNRRATKMGYWKATGKERNVKSGSEVIGTKRTLVFHIGRAPKGGRTEWLMHEYCMIGISLDALVVCRLRRNTEFQGATTQKPPSLSLDKNKNMQSEPVSESKSGWENNMFDYYLSGESGHELLSEITESSQSSHNPQVPSEEDFYADILRDDIVKLDDPADSGNTLIDVPRLQSESTTTRVLPLPSMVDKQMQSLLQKLPLQNDIGEENNISMSSCFIGIYSIKSINRARWDVVAWVLVMIAVLVFYLV; encoded by the exons ATGGCGGAGGCTTCCAGGGATACATCGGTGGTGTCAGTGGCGGTTTCCACGGCGTTTCCTGGTTTCAAATTCTCTCCGACGGACATCGAGCTTATTTCGTATTACTTGAAACGAAAGATGGATGGCTTGGAGGGGTCCGTCGAGATTATCCCTGAGCTCGATATTTACAACTTCGAGCCATGGGACTTGCCTG ATAAATCAGTCGTTAAATCTGAGAGTGAATGGTTCTTCTTCTGTGCTCGTGGTAAGAAGTATCCACACGGTTCACAGAACAGAAGAGCAACCAAGATGGGATACTGGAAAGCCACAGGCAAAGAACGTAACGTCAAGTCTGGTTCTGAGGTTATTGGAACAAAGAGGACGCTTGTCTTCCACATTGGTCGTGCTCCTAAAGGAGGAAGAACGGAATGGCTTATGCATGAGTACTGCATGATTGGAATATCCCTA GACGCGCTGGTTGTTTGCCGGCTTAGAAGGAACACCGAGTTTCAAGGAGCTACGACTCAAAAGCCGCCAAGTTTATCACTTGACAAGAACAAAAACATGCAAAGCGAACCTGTTTCAGAAAGTAAGTCTGGCTGGGAAAATAATATGTTTGATTATTACTTATCAGGTGAATCAGGGCATGAACTACTCAGTGAAATAACTGAATCTTCGCAATCTTCACATAATCCACAG GTTCCTAGTGAAGAAGATTTCTATGCGGATATCCTGAGGGATGACATAGTGAAGCTAGATGATCCGGCAGACTCCGGTAATACACTAATTGATGTCCCCAGGCTTCAATCAGAGTCCACAACCACGAGGGTCCTGCCTTTACCCAGCATGGTAGACAAACAAATGCAATCACTGCTACAGAAACTGCCATTACAGAATGACATTGGTGAAGAAAACAACATATCCATGTCGAGTTGCTTTATTGGTATTTACTCGATTAAGTCCATCAACCGAGCGAGGTGGGACGTTGTTGCTTGGGTACTGGTTATGATAGCCGTGTTGGTGTTTTATCTGGTGTGA
- the LOC106349205 gene encoding rhamnogalacturonan I rhamnosyltransferase 1-like has product MCEAEKFIYHKKKLLLEMKVKFLGDSKLKNSLVSKSRMSLWMIRAITILLLWSCCVHLVAVGGMWGPRLLKGWPSCFNSHHDLPMASQEMTSLPMKIALPPKRLYQNNGYLMVSCNGGLNQMRAAICDMVTIARYMNVTLIVPELDKTSFWNDPSEFKDIFDVDHFITSLRDEVRILKEVPPRLKRRVELGVYHTMPPISWSNMSYYQDQILPLVKKHKVLHLNKTDTRLANNELPVEVQKLRCRVNFNGLRFTPKIEELGRRVVKILREKGPFLVLHLRYEMDMLAFSGCSHGCNRYEEEELTRMRYAYPWWKEKVINSELKRKEGLCPLTPEETALTLSALGIDRNVQIYIAAGEIYGGKRRLKALTDVFPNVVRKETLLDSSDLSFCKNHSSQMAALDYLISLESDIFVPTYYGNMAKVVEGHRRFLGFKKTIELNRKFLVNLIDEYYQGLVSWEVFTTRVKAFHATRMGGPKKRLVIPNKPKEEDYFYANPYECLQLLHENDSGNSLDETI; this is encoded by the exons ATGTGTGAAGCAGAGAAGTTTATATACCACAAGAAGAAGCTCTTATTAGAGATGAAGGTCAAGTTTCTAGGAGACAGCAAGTTGAAGAACTCCTTGGTTTCCAAGTCTCGTATGAGCCTTTGGATGATCCGTGCTATCACCATACTGTTGCTATGGAGCTGTTGTGTTCATCTGGTGGCGGTGGGAGGGATGTGGGGACCTAGATTGTTGAAAGGATGGCCTTCTTGTTTCAACAGTCACCATGATCTCCCAATGGCTTCACAGGAAATGACTTCTCTTCCAATGAAAATAGCCCTCCCTCCTAAAA GGCTATATCAGAACAATGGCTATCTTATGGTTTCTTGCAATGGAGGACTCAACCAAATGCGAGCTGCG aTATGTGATATGGTGACTATTGCAAGATACATGAATGTCACACTTATTGTCCCAGAGCTTGACAAGACCTCTTTTTGGAATGATCCTAG TGAGTTCAAAGACATATTCGATGTGGATCACTTCATAACTTCTTTGAGAGATGAGGTTCGTATACTCAAAGAGGTTCCTCCAAGACTTAAGAGAAGGGTTGAGCTTGGCGTTTACCACACCATGCCTCCTATCAGCTGGTCCAACATGTCCTACTACCAAGACCAGATTCTTCCACTGGTGAAGAAGCATAAGGTCTTACATCTGAACAAGACCGATACTCGACTTGCCAACAACGAACTTCCTGTTGAGGTTCAGAAGCTGAGATGCCGAGTAAACTTCAACGGGCTTAGGTTCACTCCAAAGATTGAGGAACTGGGTAGAAGAGTAGTCAAGATCCTGAGGGAGAAAGGTCCCTTTCTTGTTCTCCATCTCAGATACGAAATGGACATGCTTGCATTCTCTGGTTGCTCCCATGGTTGCAACCGCTACGAAGAGGAAGAGCTCACAAGAATGAG ATATGCTTATCCGTGGTGGAAGGAGAAAGTGATAAACTcagagttgaagaggaaagaaGGTCTTTGCCCATTGACTCCAGAAGAAACAGCTCTGACTCTATCTGCCTTGGGGATTGACCGTAATGTTCAGATTTACATAGCTGCCGGAGAGATATACGGTGGTAAAAGGCGGTTAAAGGCTTTAACAGACGTCTTTCCCAATGTG GTGAGGAAAGAAACTCTGCTGGATTCCTCTGATTTGAGTTTTTGTAAGAACCACTCTTCTCAAATGGCTGCTCTTGATTACCTTATCTCTCTGGAAAGTGATATATTCGTTCCTACTTATTATGGGAACATGGCCAAAGTTGTGGAAGGTCATCGCAG GTTCTTGGGGTTCAAGAAGACGATTGAGCTAAACAGGAAGTTCTTGGTCAATCTTATAGATGAATACTACCAAGGATTAGTGAGCTGGGAAGTGTTCACGACCAGGGTGAAGGCCTTTCACGCTACAAGAATGGGAGGTCCAAAGAAGAGGCTTGTGATAccaaataaaccaaaagaaGAAGACTACTTCTATGCTAATCCTTATGAATGTCTCCAGCTATTACATGAGAATGATAGTGGCAATTCACTAGATGAAACCATATGA